In Kitasatospora sp. NBC_00240, the following are encoded in one genomic region:
- a CDS encoding glutaredoxin domain-containing protein, producing MTRAWTLPVLFMTGGALLATVQFVRGSSVVAVALLLLFVLLAGLHSPLAFPRSIGAAEAQDRSAVDGRPVVYWRAGCKYCLRLRIRLGRSARHLHWVDIWSDPAGAAAVRAANDGDETVPTVVVAGQAYVNPDPAWVRGQLPASG from the coding sequence ATGACGCGCGCCTGGACCTTGCCCGTACTGTTCATGACCGGCGGCGCACTCCTGGCGACCGTGCAGTTCGTCAGAGGCTCGTCCGTAGTCGCCGTCGCCTTGCTGCTGCTGTTCGTCCTGCTCGCGGGGCTGCACTCACCGCTGGCCTTCCCCCGATCGATCGGGGCGGCCGAGGCGCAGGACCGAAGCGCGGTCGACGGTCGACCGGTCGTCTACTGGCGGGCTGGCTGCAAGTACTGTCTGCGCCTGCGGATCCGGCTGGGCCGCAGCGCCCGCCATCTGCACTGGGTCGACATCTGGAGCGATCCGGCCGGGGCGGCGGCGGTGAGAGCGGCCAACGACGGCGACGAGACCGTACCGACCGTGGTGGTGGCAGGACAGGCGTACGTCAACCCGGATCCGGCATGGGTCCGAGGACAGCTTCCCGCGTCCGGGTGA
- a CDS encoding SRPBCC domain-containing protein, whose protein sequence is MTHPFEIELETALPATPEQVWEAIATGPGIDSWFMGRNEVEPREGGSAAMETGGHREKALITAYEPGKRFASRTSPAEDGRFMAFEYLIEGREGGTTVLRVVHRGMLGDDWQDEYDALRRGWPFHLHTLQQYLAHFAGRIAVPVFAAAPTGRRSGSDVRLLLAGGLSLPLPVAVGARAQARPAGLPALDGEVVWADDERFEIRTADGIYTFHQGPGIALMFHHLFAADTDGAEDAWQRWLTGLLD, encoded by the coding sequence ATGACGCACCCGTTCGAGATCGAGCTGGAGACGGCCCTGCCGGCGACCCCGGAACAGGTCTGGGAGGCGATCGCCACCGGGCCCGGGATCGACTCCTGGTTCATGGGCCGCAACGAGGTGGAGCCGCGCGAGGGCGGCAGCGCCGCGATGGAGACCGGCGGCCACCGGGAGAAGGCGCTGATCACCGCCTACGAACCGGGCAAGCGCTTCGCCAGCCGTACCTCCCCGGCCGAGGACGGCCGCTTCATGGCCTTCGAATACCTCATCGAAGGACGGGAAGGCGGCACCACCGTCCTGCGCGTCGTCCACAGGGGCATGCTCGGCGACGACTGGCAGGACGAGTACGACGCGCTGCGCCGCGGCTGGCCCTTCCACCTGCACACGCTGCAGCAGTACCTGGCCCACTTCGCGGGGCGGATCGCCGTCCCGGTCTTCGCCGCCGCGCCGACCGGCCGCAGGTCGGGGTCGGACGTCCGGCTGCTGCTCGCCGGCGGACTGTCCCTGCCACTCCCGGTGGCCGTCGGCGCGCGGGCGCAGGCCCGACCGGCGGGCCTGCCGGCGCTGGACGGCGAGGTGGTCTGGGCCGACGACGAGCGGTTCGAGATCCGCACCGCCGACGGCATCTACACCTTCCACCAGGGCCCCGGCATCGCCCTGATGTTCCACCACCTGTTCGCAGCGGACACCGACGGGGCCGAGGACGCCTGGCAGCGGTGGCTGACCGGACTCCTCGACTGA
- a CDS encoding FUSC family protein, with the protein MHRALRVTLVACASFYVCRYGLHNATTATYALFGAVATGALSQLGGGPRERSRTLLAVLPAAYALVATGTLLAVHAWSAALGMLVVGFAVAYGSVGGPRLVGLANGLQLFYILPCFPPYQPEALLARLAGVTVGVVLLAGAELVLWPERTPVRYQDRLARAADVVARLADTAADACTAPRASAGATDIGDAVDPADAAYADAARRTAGADGPLAASRVAVDSLRPSRVPVLERPASASAVDRALTHSAAALRYTRTQLARVVTLGVGAPTPETAVLLRATARALRAAAPGVCARAPAPDPARVEEAIAGFETARAEPAQEPWPSSPEAAEAKLRLGCIALDAAEGARFLLLAVRISRRAPVPPDPHPQDRWRSPFWYAHMSTPKLWWHRFRGHLTPRSVYFQNALRTASALAVARLVAGALDLSHGFWALLATLTLMRTCAADTRMTLRPALTGTLLGALATAPLLFAIGERPAVYAAVLPVAMLLAFTAGPLLGVAWGQGLFTVVVAMIFTQLAPADWRLAETRLIDVLIGAAVGTLAGLCAWPRGGGSELRRSISDLLSDSALALQETVAVVAGRAAGTGALQRAQHTLTFAEASYAQFQAERHDPVMDGPNWQAALLACQHTTRGAEQLLTRCPPGSLAPWPRTVERLERDADRVAGAFRRQSHGLRQRRRPDRAELRLAETEEVLLGERTLAAHPPADPLLLTATDLSVWLSGLLDDLAAVSPPAPEPARTADRTP; encoded by the coding sequence GTGCACCGTGCACTCCGGGTCACCCTGGTGGCCTGCGCGAGCTTCTACGTCTGCCGGTACGGCCTGCACAACGCCACGACGGCCACCTACGCGCTGTTCGGCGCCGTGGCCACCGGCGCCCTCTCCCAGCTCGGCGGCGGCCCCCGGGAACGGTCCCGGACGCTGCTGGCGGTGCTGCCCGCCGCGTACGCCCTGGTCGCCACCGGAACCCTGCTGGCGGTCCACGCCTGGTCGGCGGCGCTCGGCATGCTGGTCGTCGGGTTCGCCGTCGCCTACGGGTCGGTCGGCGGGCCACGGCTGGTCGGACTCGCCAACGGGCTCCAGCTGTTCTACATCCTGCCGTGCTTCCCGCCCTACCAGCCCGAGGCGCTCCTGGCCCGGCTCGCCGGGGTCACCGTCGGGGTGGTCCTGCTGGCCGGCGCCGAGCTGGTGCTCTGGCCGGAACGGACACCCGTGCGGTACCAGGACCGACTCGCCCGCGCCGCGGACGTGGTGGCGCGGCTGGCCGACACCGCGGCCGACGCGTGCACGGCGCCCAGGGCGAGTGCCGGTGCCACCGACATCGGCGACGCCGTCGACCCCGCCGACGCCGCGTACGCCGACGCCGCCCGCCGGACTGCCGGCGCGGACGGGCCGCTGGCGGCGAGCCGGGTCGCCGTCGACAGCCTCCGCCCCTCCCGGGTGCCCGTACTGGAACGCCCCGCGTCGGCGAGCGCGGTGGACCGGGCGCTCACCCACTCGGCCGCCGCGCTGCGCTACACCCGGACCCAGCTGGCCCGGGTGGTGACCCTCGGAGTGGGCGCCCCGACCCCGGAGACCGCCGTCCTGCTCCGGGCCACGGCCCGGGCACTGCGCGCGGCCGCACCCGGCGTCTGCGCCCGGGCTCCGGCGCCCGACCCGGCCCGCGTGGAGGAGGCGATCGCCGGCTTCGAGACGGCCCGCGCCGAGCCGGCCCAGGAGCCCTGGCCGTCCTCGCCCGAGGCCGCCGAGGCCAAGCTGCGGCTGGGCTGCATCGCCCTGGACGCCGCCGAGGGCGCGCGGTTCCTGCTGCTCGCCGTCCGGATCAGCCGGCGCGCGCCCGTACCACCGGACCCGCACCCGCAGGACCGCTGGCGCAGCCCGTTCTGGTACGCCCACATGTCCACCCCGAAGCTCTGGTGGCACCGGTTCCGCGGGCACCTCACCCCCCGGTCGGTGTACTTCCAGAACGCGTTGCGGACCGCCTCGGCCCTGGCCGTCGCGCGGCTGGTCGCGGGCGCCCTCGACCTGTCCCACGGCTTCTGGGCGCTGCTCGCCACCCTCACCCTGATGCGTACCTGCGCCGCCGACACCCGGATGACGCTGCGGCCCGCCCTCACCGGCACGCTGCTCGGCGCGCTCGCCACCGCGCCGTTGCTCTTCGCCATCGGTGAGCGGCCTGCCGTCTACGCGGCCGTCCTTCCGGTGGCCATGCTGCTCGCCTTCACCGCCGGGCCGCTGCTGGGGGTGGCCTGGGGCCAGGGGCTTTTCACCGTGGTGGTCGCGATGATCTTCACTCAGCTGGCCCCGGCCGACTGGCGCCTGGCCGAGACCCGGCTGATCGACGTGCTGATCGGCGCCGCCGTGGGCACCCTGGCCGGCCTCTGCGCCTGGCCGCGCGGCGGGGGCAGCGAGCTACGGCGCTCGATCTCCGATCTGCTCTCCGACAGCGCGCTGGCCCTCCAGGAGACCGTGGCGGTGGTGGCGGGCCGCGCCGCCGGGACGGGCGCCCTGCAGCGCGCGCAGCACACGCTGACCTTCGCCGAGGCGTCCTACGCCCAGTTCCAGGCGGAACGGCACGACCCGGTGATGGACGGCCCGAACTGGCAGGCCGCGCTGCTCGCCTGCCAGCACACGACCAGGGGCGCCGAACAGCTCCTCACCCGCTGCCCGCCCGGCTCACTGGCCCCCTGGCCCCGGACGGTCGAGCGGCTGGAGCGGGACGCCGACCGGGTGGCGGGCGCCTTTCGGCGGCAGAGTCACGGATTGCGGCAGCGAAGGCGGCCCGACCGGGCCGAGCTGCGCCTCGCCGAGACCGAGGAAGTCCTGCTCGGCGAACGCACCCTCGCCGCCCACCCGCCCGCGGACCCGCTGCTGCTCACCGCCACCGATCTCAGCGTCTGGCTCAGCGGACTGCTCGACGACCTCGCCGCCGTCTCACCCCCCGCACCCGAACCGGCCCGGACCGCCGACCGCACACCGTGA
- a CDS encoding class I SAM-dependent methyltransferase, protein MTDEQERVQPSGVWATAVGVARVRALESERENALFHDPLAQAFAAAGGLWPSSPPLPDDEAARRRRLAVSFSIVIRTKFLDDLLREASASGVRQVVLLGAGMDSRAFRMDWPEGTRLFEVDTAAPLDFKDSVLRQERAVARCERITVAVDLREDWPGALAAAGHDPAVPTVWIAEGLLIYLPEDAVELLLARIGAQSAAGSRLGLTLGSRGVIERFAADAAPGSAAAMWVSEMPDDPVGWLAGHGWEADSHTLRERAAAYGRPISSPPQREERPGGLISAVRR, encoded by the coding sequence GTGACTGATGAGCAGGAGCGGGTGCAGCCGTCGGGAGTGTGGGCCACGGCGGTGGGGGTGGCCAGGGTGCGGGCGCTGGAGAGCGAGCGGGAGAACGCGCTGTTCCACGACCCGCTGGCACAGGCCTTCGCCGCCGCCGGCGGGCTGTGGCCCTCCTCGCCGCCGCTGCCCGACGACGAGGCCGCGCGACGCCGCCGACTGGCCGTGTCGTTCTCCATCGTGATCAGGACGAAGTTCCTCGACGATCTGTTGCGGGAAGCCTCGGCGTCCGGGGTCCGGCAGGTCGTGCTGCTCGGCGCCGGGATGGACAGCCGGGCCTTCCGGATGGACTGGCCCGAGGGCACCCGGCTGTTCGAGGTCGACACCGCCGCGCCGTTGGACTTCAAGGATTCGGTGCTGCGCCAGGAGCGGGCCGTCGCGCGTTGCGAGCGGATCACCGTCGCGGTGGACCTGCGTGAGGACTGGCCGGGCGCGCTGGCCGCCGCAGGGCACGACCCTGCGGTGCCGACCGTGTGGATCGCCGAAGGGCTGCTGATCTATCTGCCCGAGGACGCCGTGGAACTGCTGCTGGCCCGGATCGGCGCACAGTCGGCGGCAGGCAGTCGGTTGGGGCTGACCTTGGGCTCGCGCGGCGTGATCGAGCGTTTCGCTGCGGATGCCGCGCCGGGATCGGCGGCGGCCATGTGGGTCTCGGAGATGCCCGACGACCCGGTGGGCTGGCTGGCCGGGCACGGCTGGGAGGCCGACAGCCACACCCTGCGGGAGCGCGCTGCCGCCTACGGTCGCCCGATCAGCAGCCCGCCGCAGCGCGAGGAGCGGCCCGGCGGACTGATCTCGGCGGTCCGCCGGTAG
- a CDS encoding helix-turn-helix domain-containing protein — translation MLDVAVIEEPAAAEASLDPIRSGILAALAEPGSATILAARLGLPRQKVNYHLKELERHGLVELAEERRKGNVTERVYRATAASYVISPIVLAAVSPDPSRSPDQLSARWLLALGSRLVQEVGQLLTGAARAGQRVASFGIDAEVRFASASDRAAFAEDLAQAVAALVGRYHDESAPAGRSHRLVVGLHQIPAPTDPRGPAAGTTGSTRTTPQPEAGQEDQR, via the coding sequence GTGCTGGACGTCGCTGTGATCGAAGAACCCGCCGCGGCCGAGGCGTCCCTGGACCCGATACGGTCCGGGATCCTCGCCGCCCTGGCCGAGCCCGGCTCGGCCACCATACTGGCCGCCCGCCTGGGCCTGCCCCGGCAGAAGGTCAACTACCACCTGAAGGAGCTGGAGCGGCACGGGCTGGTCGAGCTCGCCGAGGAACGGCGCAAGGGCAACGTCACCGAGCGGGTGTACCGCGCCACCGCCGCCTCCTACGTGATCTCCCCGATCGTGCTGGCCGCCGTCAGCCCGGACCCGTCCCGCTCCCCCGACCAGCTCTCGGCCCGCTGGCTGCTCGCCCTGGGTTCGCGGCTGGTGCAGGAGGTCGGGCAGCTGCTGACCGGCGCCGCGCGGGCCGGGCAGCGGGTCGCCTCCTTCGGCATCGACGCGGAGGTGCGGTTCGCCTCCGCCTCCGACCGGGCCGCCTTCGCCGAGGACTTGGCCCAGGCCGTGGCAGCCCTTGTCGGCCGCTACCACGACGAGTCCGCCCCGGCCGGCCGCAGCCACCGGCTGGTCGTCGGACTGCACCAGATTCCCGCCCCCACCGATCCCCGGGGGCCCGCCGCAGGCACCACCGGGAGCACACGGACGACACCGCAGCCCGAAGCGGGACAGGAGGACCAACGATGA
- a CDS encoding barstar family protein, whose product MNHYWTGEAPWVHHLEEDAQHSSFLLPPSGTSYVAWLDGAKMGDEQGLFEQMSARLRFPVYFGWNWNALSDCLGDMKWAPADHYLIVIERSALMLQACAEDREILLRILNAAGRRWGLGMDHPGKTFNSLLL is encoded by the coding sequence ATGAACCACTACTGGACTGGCGAGGCCCCCTGGGTGCACCACCTGGAGGAGGACGCCCAGCACTCTTCGTTCCTCTTGCCGCCTTCAGGGACCAGCTACGTAGCCTGGCTGGATGGTGCCAAGATGGGCGACGAGCAAGGGCTCTTCGAACAGATGAGTGCCCGCCTCCGGTTTCCGGTCTACTTCGGCTGGAACTGGAATGCCCTCTCGGACTGCCTCGGCGACATGAAGTGGGCGCCCGCTGACCACTACCTGATCGTCATCGAGCGATCAGCACTCATGTTGCAGGCGTGTGCCGAGGACCGCGAGATCCTTCTCAGGATTCTCAATGCTGCTGGTCGCCGCTGGGGGCTCGGGATGGATCACCCTGGCAAGACATTCAATTCGCTTCTGCTGTAG
- a CDS encoding DUF4345 domain-containing protein codes for MARTLRVLVQLMGWSCVAIGLFHLALGNAAIPGAAHAGVTIDSWGRFMGAAFAGYGLAWLWAARQRPVPAAAVRLLAGVFLLGGLGRLLSLALNGWPQWFQIVLASLELGLPPIYFWLADADERAFGRADPGAGAGQGAGAAGAAVRTVRS; via the coding sequence ATGGCCAGAACTCTCCGAGTGCTCGTGCAGCTCATGGGATGGTCCTGCGTGGCGATCGGACTGTTCCATCTCGCGCTCGGCAACGCGGCGATCCCCGGCGCCGCGCACGCGGGGGTGACGATCGACAGCTGGGGACGCTTCATGGGCGCGGCCTTCGCCGGCTACGGGCTGGCCTGGCTCTGGGCGGCTCGGCAGCGGCCCGTCCCCGCCGCGGCGGTACGCCTGCTCGCCGGCGTGTTCCTGCTGGGCGGCCTCGGGCGCCTGCTCTCGCTGGCGCTGAACGGTTGGCCGCAGTGGTTCCAGATCGTGCTCGCGAGCCTCGAGCTGGGCCTGCCGCCGATCTACTTCTGGCTCGCGGACGCCGACGAGCGGGCTTTCGGGCGGGCGGATCCGGGGGCGGGCGCCGGCCAGGGGGCCGGGGCGGCCGGGGCGGCCGTCCGGACGGTGCGTTCGTAG
- a CDS encoding aminoglycoside phosphotransferase family protein — translation MWSRLPFGDTLRAELGTPRRARRLGSSPRSRVWRAELSGTPVVVKQLIDAPEATERYAREVAALKLSSRVDPPVVPTLLGTDPQERVLVLEYLEHQQPREDWVVDYAAALARLHAATSADDAGTLPVWSGPTRDDAASFLGLAHTLGVAAPSGVRTELDGLVDRLAQAPGHALLHGDPCPGNDMHTRSGVRFIDFEQAALGNGLVELAYLRIGFPTCWCVTAPTQPLLDAAEAAYRAAWRRATSTDVQDDLTDACAGWLLRGDALVQRAQRGTTDHLVRIPNQDWRWGTVTARQRLVHRLGVISRMTADGGDLPGLGQLAAAMRNSMLTRWPTLQPPPTQRP, via the coding sequence ATGTGGTCACGACTGCCGTTCGGCGACACGTTGCGGGCCGAACTGGGCACACCCCGTCGGGCTCGGCGGCTGGGCAGCAGTCCGCGATCGCGGGTATGGCGGGCCGAGCTGTCCGGAACACCCGTGGTGGTCAAGCAACTGATCGACGCCCCGGAGGCCACCGAGAGGTACGCCCGCGAGGTGGCCGCGCTGAAGCTCTCGTCCCGGGTCGATCCGCCCGTCGTGCCGACGCTCCTCGGCACCGACCCGCAGGAGCGGGTCCTGGTCCTGGAGTACCTGGAGCATCAGCAGCCGCGCGAGGACTGGGTGGTCGACTACGCCGCGGCGCTGGCCCGGCTCCATGCGGCTACCAGCGCCGACGACGCAGGCACTCTCCCCGTCTGGTCCGGCCCGACCCGGGATGACGCCGCCTCCTTCCTCGGACTTGCCCACACGCTCGGCGTTGCAGCGCCCTCCGGAGTACGGACAGAGCTGGACGGCCTCGTGGACCGCCTGGCCCAGGCGCCGGGCCATGCTCTGCTGCACGGCGACCCCTGTCCCGGCAACGACATGCATACCCGCAGCGGCGTCAGGTTCATCGACTTCGAACAGGCCGCGCTGGGCAACGGGCTGGTGGAACTCGCCTACCTGCGCATCGGTTTCCCGACCTGCTGGTGTGTCACTGCCCCGACTCAGCCCCTGCTGGATGCGGCGGAGGCCGCCTACCGCGCCGCCTGGCGCCGGGCGACGAGCACCGATGTCCAGGACGATCTCACCGACGCATGTGCCGGCTGGCTGCTACGCGGTGATGCGCTGGTCCAGCGGGCTCAGCGCGGCACCACTGACCATCTGGTCAGGATCCCGAACCAGGACTGGCGCTGGGGGACGGTGACGGCCCGACAGCGGCTCGTCCATCGTCTCGGAGTCATCAGCCGGATGACCGCCGACGGCGGCGACCTGCCAGGTCTCGGACAGCTGGCCGCAGCCATGCGCAACAGCATGCTCACCCGCTGGCCCACCCTTCAACCGCCGCCCACACAACGACCGTGA
- a CDS encoding TetR/AcrR family transcriptional regulator codes for MPPPRRRLSPAERRAQLLSVGARLFAEQPYEYVLMEDVARQAGVSRALLYRHFPSKQALFAAVYQEAADRLLTETRLDPADSLLDQLVQGMDVHLDYFIANRNAVIAANRVLAGDPVVQTIITGELDALRARLLAVLPLADDNSREAVSAVLRSWLVFVQVLVVDWLGNETCTRTQLRDVCVGAVLGALRPLLPAGTGPA; via the coding sequence GTGCCACCGCCCCGCCGCCGCCTCAGCCCCGCCGAACGACGAGCCCAGCTCCTCTCCGTCGGAGCGCGGCTCTTCGCCGAGCAGCCCTACGAGTACGTGCTGATGGAGGACGTCGCCCGGCAGGCCGGCGTCTCCCGGGCGCTGCTCTACCGCCACTTCCCCAGCAAGCAGGCGCTCTTCGCCGCGGTCTACCAGGAAGCGGCGGACCGGCTGCTCACGGAGACCCGTCTCGACCCGGCCGATTCACTGCTGGACCAGCTCGTCCAGGGCATGGACGTCCACCTCGACTACTTCATCGCCAACCGCAACGCCGTGATCGCCGCCAACCGCGTCCTGGCCGGCGACCCCGTCGTCCAGACGATCATCACCGGCGAGCTCGACGCCCTCCGCGCCCGCCTCCTCGCCGTCCTCCCCCTGGCCGACGACAACAGCCGCGAGGCGGTCTCCGCCGTGCTGCGCAGCTGGCTGGTCTTCGTCCAGGTCCTCGTCGTCGACTGGCTCGGCAACGAAACGTGCACCCGCACCCAACTGCGGGACGTCTGCGTCGGCGCCGTACTCGGCGCCCTCCGCCCGCTGCTCCCCGCAGGGACCGGGCCCGCGTAG
- a CDS encoding dihydrofolate reductase family protein, with protein MRTLISTAFISLDGVVEAPGGEPGYRNSGWTFKDIEFVPDAFEIKEREQRESAAVLLGRTSYEAFSPVWPDMVEFAQYRTMPKYVVSTTLTDDKLVANWGDTTILRSLDEVAALKQTDGGPIIVHGSATLNQGLSDAGLIDRYHLLVFPLLLGAGKRLFSATDKDTQKLKLVEHEAYSNGLQKQILDVVR; from the coding sequence ATGCGCACCCTCATCAGCACCGCCTTCATCTCCCTCGACGGCGTCGTGGAGGCCCCCGGCGGCGAGCCCGGCTACCGCAACTCCGGATGGACCTTCAAGGACATCGAGTTCGTCCCCGACGCCTTCGAGATCAAGGAGCGCGAGCAGCGGGAGTCCGCCGCCGTCCTCCTCGGCCGCACCAGTTACGAGGCCTTCAGCCCCGTCTGGCCGGACATGGTGGAGTTCGCCCAGTACCGGACGATGCCCAAGTACGTCGTCTCCACCACCCTCACCGACGACAAGCTCGTCGCGAACTGGGGTGACACCACCATCCTGCGCTCCCTCGACGAGGTCGCCGCACTCAAGCAGACCGACGGCGGCCCGATCATCGTCCACGGCAGCGCCACCCTGAACCAGGGCCTCTCGGACGCGGGCCTGATCGACCGCTACCACCTGCTGGTCTTCCCGCTGCTGCTGGGTGCCGGCAAGCGGCTGTTCAGCGCCACGGACAAGGACACCCAGAAGCTGAAGCTCGTCGAGCACGAGGCCTACTCGAACGGCCTCCAGAAGCAGATCCTCGACGTCGTCCGCTGA